Within Acidobacteriota bacterium, the genomic segment AGATCGCCGTCGGCTTTGACAACATCAGTCGTGCTGACGCAAACAAATACAAGCTCCCGTTCACGCACACCGCCGACGTCCTTACCGAAGCCACCGCCGAGTTCGCTTTCCTGATGCTCGGCATGCTGGCACGCAAGATGTGGCAGAGCGAGCGGCTGGTGCGCGAGCAGAAATGGCCGTCGTGGCATCCCTTTCTGCCCTTCCTCGGGGACGAGGTCACCGGCAAGACCATTGCCATCATCGGCACCGGACGCATCGGGCTCGCACTCATCAAGAAGGCGAGTGGCTTCGACATGAACATGCTGTGCTACGACCCGGCGTATCACAATGACAAGTACATCGCCGCGATCCAGGAGCTGATGGACCTGCGCCATGCCAAGGGCCTTCAGAAAGAGAAGACAACGATCAAGTACGTCACCTTTGAGGAAGCCATGTCCGGCGCGGATTTCGTCAGCGTCCACGTGCCCTTGCTACGCGAGGGCGAAACCGACACGCCCACCTACCACCTCATCAACGAGAAGACCCTCAAGCTGATGAAGCCCACCGCCTACATCGTGAACACCTCGCGCGGTCCGGTGGTGGACGAGAAAGCGCTCGCCCAGGCGCTCAAGCAGAACGTGATCGCCGGGGCAGCACTCGATGTCTTCGAGAAAGAACCGCTGCCGCCGGATTCTCCGCTGCTCGATCCTGCCATCGCCGACCGCTGCCGCCTCTTTCATCACTTCGCCAGCGGCGCGCAGATCACGCGGCTCTCCGTCGATCCCGATAAAGGTATGGCCGGACGCACCGCGCAGGCGCTCATCGACGTGCTCGAAGGGAATTACGGCGGCGATCCCAGCAAGATGCCCTACGTGGTGAACAAAGAGGCTTTCGGAAGTCGCTAGCTGCTGGTCGCTAGTCTCTGGCAAAAGAAAAGCCCCGCATCGCTGCGGGGCTTCGTCTGGCCAGCGACTAGAGACTAGTGACTAGCAACTACTTCTCCACCATGGCCCGCACCAGCGACTCGAACACTTTGAAGCCGTCGGTGCAGCCGAGTTCCACCTCGGAAGCTCGCTCCGGATGCGGCATCATCCCCAGCACATTGCGCCCTTCATTGCAGATGCCGGCGATGTTCTCGAGCGCGCCGTTCGGATTCGCCTCCGGCGTGATGCGTCCGTCCGCAGTCGAATAGCGAAAGACGATGCGCTTGTCGCGCTTCAGTGCGGTCAGCGTCTCGTCGTCGCACACGTAGTTGCCTTCCATGTGTCCGATGGGGATCTTCAGGACGTCGCCCTCGCGGCAGGCGGCGGTGAAAGGTGTGTCCGCATTCTCCACCCGCACCCAGATGTGCTTGCACACATACTTCAAACCCGCGTTGCGCATCAGCGCCCCGGGCAGCAGGCCGGCCTCGCACAGGATCTGGAATCCGTTGCAGAGGCCGAGCACCAGGCCGCCCGCGGCGGCGTGCTTCCGCACTTCATCCATGATGGGCGCGAACTTCGCGATCGCGCCGGTGCGCAGGTAATCGCCGTAGGCGAAGCCGCCGGGGACGATGACGCAGTCCGCGCCCTGCAAGTCATGCGATTCGTGCCACAGGGAGACGACCGGCTGCTTGGCGACCTGACCGGCCACGTAGAAGGCGTCGTGGTCGCAATTCGATCCGGGGAAGGTGATGACTCCAAACTTCATCGCGCCCGCTCGCTGGTGGAGGAGTCCACAAACTAGATTAGCATGGGCAGGCAAGCGCATCTGAGTACTGTATGGAGATCCATCCCCATATCAAGACGGCCGGCCGTTCCATCAAGGACTGGTTCGTCGCCACGCTCCAGGACGCTCTCGCCGTCGGCGCTCTCTGGCTCGTCGGACTGCTCATCATCGGCGTCCCCTGGGCGCCTTTCTGGGCCTTCCTCGGCGCAGCCTTCCAGTTCATCCCCGGCGTGGGTGCGGTGCTGTCTCTCATCGGACCGGCCATCTTCCTCTTTTTCAAGGACCCGGAAGATCTCATGCCGCTGGTCTACCTGCTCATCCTCTATGCCGTGATCGCGGTCGTCGACGGCCTGGTGCTGCAACCCTACTTCATGAAACGGACGGCCAAGGTGCCGCTCTGGGCGTCTATCCTCGTGCCGCTGGTGTGCGCGTTCATCCTGCCATTCTGGGGACTGCTATTGGCTCCGCCCCTGCTGGCCGTGATCTATGGTTTCCGCGCGAAGCGGCGCGCCGCGCTGGCAGCGGCGTCTGCTCCCACATTGACTACCCCTCCGGCAGCGGAGCTACCGCCTCCGCCCGAGCGCGGTATTGCGGATTGAACCCGGCCTATTCGCGATCATCGCTCGGCAATCTGCAGTGCTATAATTTTGAGTCGTTCTCATCCTGTCGCGGCCCTAGTGTCTTTGCCGCCGGAAATCTTTTAAGAGCTGAGGTCGTTCATGTCTGGCCACTCAAAATGGGCAACCATCAAGCATAAGAAGGGCGCGCTCGACGCCAAGCGCGGCAAGATCTTCACTCGCCTGATCCGCGAGATCACCATGGCGGCGAAGCACGGTGGCGATCCGGAGAAGAACCCGCAGCTGCGCACCGCCGTCACCGCGGCGAAGGCCGAGAACATGCCGGCCGATAACATCAAGCGCGCCATCCAGCGCGGTACCGGCGAGCTGCCCGGCGTCTCCTATGACGAGGTCATGTTCGAGGGCTACGGACCAGGCGGCGTCGCGTTGCTGGTCGAGGTTTCTACCGACAACCGCAATCGCACCGTCAGCGAGATCCGCCACGCCTTCGGCAAGAACGGCGGGAACATGGGCGAGGCCGGCTCGGTCGCCTGGATGTTCCACAAGAAGGGCTCCATCGTCGTTCCCAAATCCGCCGTCGCGGAAGACAAGCTCATGGACGTCGTCATCGAAGCCGGCGGGGAAGACCTGCGCGACGATGGCGAAAACTGGGAAGTGCTCACCGATCCCAACGCCTTTGAAGCGGTGAAAGAAGCCATTGCGAAGGCGGGCATCAAGTCGGAGCACGCCGAGGTCGGCATGCTGCCGCAGAACTACGTGAAGCTCGAAGGCTCCGCCGCCAACACGATGGTTCGCCTGCTCGAGGCCCTCGAGGAGCACGACGACGTGCAGCACGTCTGGTCGAACTTCGACATGGACGCCAAGACGCTCGAAGAAGTCGCTTCCTAGACCTCAGTGAGCGTCTTCAGCTTGTCATTCCGAGCGTAGCGAGGAAGCTGCTTCGGTTTGACGTTCCTCGCATAGCGAGGGAATCTGCCTCCTCACCTGCCTGGAAATCTTTTTCTATCGCTTATACGGCGCCGCCCCTGTTACCTTTTCCTCGCGAACTCCAGCTTCCGAGGAACCGATGAAAGTCAACGCCGTCGTGCTGCTGCTGCTGCTGTGTGCCTGCGCGTTGGCCTGCCCGAGCAACGCCGGCGCGCAGAGCCTGCCCTCCACGTCCCTGACCAAGGGCACATGGGATCTCGGCCTCTCCGGGACCGGCGGCACCTCCGTTTCCGGCGGCGTGGACGACGTGCGAATCTTCACCGTCGGCTTTCGCGTGGGACGCATCCTCACCAACGAGCATGGCTCCGGCTTCGTCAGGGGCAATCTCGAGTGGGCCTTGGACGTCAGTCCTGTGAACGTGTACTTCACCGAGCCCGAGAACGTCTACGGCGCCAGCGTCGCGCCGCTGAACTTGAAATGGAATTTCACCAGTGGCAGCCGTGTCGCCCCTTACCTGCAGCTCAGCGAGGGCGTGCTCTTTACGAACAAGGACCTGCCCTTTCCGGGGACGTCCCAGGTCAACTTCCAATCCGGCCTTGGCCTCGGCTTCCACTTCTTCACCCGCGAAAAACGCGCCTGGACCGCCGAGGTGAAGTACCAGCACATCTCGAGCGCCGGACTCGGCGACTTGAACCCCGGCATCAATACCGTGCAGTTCACGCTGGGATACAACTGGTTCAAATAACCGCGCTTGGCGGGCGGGAGCCCGCCGCGGTCATCCTCAGCGAAGCGAAGGATCTCCGCCCCAAGTACTTCCACCTCAAATCACTCCGGAACAGGAAAGGCCGTACGACTATGACTGCTGACGCCCCACCACGCCAAACTCTGCGCTCCGTCGGCGCCATCTTCGCCGGCTTTATCGCTGTCGCCGTTCTCTCCCTCGGTACGGACGTTGTTCTGCACGCGCTGGGTATCTACCCGCCGTGGCTGCAGCGCATGTCCGACCCGCTGTTCGCGTTGGCAACGGGGTATCGCATGGTCTACACCGTCCTTGGCGGATACATCACTGCCCGCCTTGCCCCGCGGCTGCCCCTCCGGCACGCCGTGATCCTCGGCGTGGTTGGCACTGTTTTCGCTCTGGCTGGATTAGCGGCAACCTGGAACAAGCCGGAGCTTGGGCCGCGCTGGTATCCCATCGCCCTTGTCGTGACGGCGCTGCCCACCTGCTGGCTGGGTGGCAAGCTGTATCGCGGCCGGCCGGCAACGCCCTAGCACGTTTCAAAACTTGGTTCACGCAGGCTGGTACTTCGTACGCCTTCGCCCCACCGCTGATATCCTTTTAGCCTCCAGCCATGTCCACACTCGTCGAGTGCGTACCGAATTTTTCGGAAGGACGCGACCCCGCCAAGGTCGACGCCATCATCGCCGCGATGAAGGTGCCCGGCGTCTGGCTGCTCGATCGCGAGATGGATGCCGACCACAACCGCTGCGTCATCACGCTAGTCGGCAGCAGGGAAGCCATCGGCGAGGCCGCCATCCGCGGCGTGGGCAAGGCGGCTGAGCTCATCGACCTCACCAAGCATCAAGGCGCGCATCCGCGCATGGGCGCGGCAGACGTGGTCCCGTTCATCCCCATCGAAGGCGTGACCATCGACGACTGCGTCACCATCGCGCGCCAGGTCGGCGAAGAGATCTGGAAGCGCTTCCACATCCCCGTCTACTTTTACGAGGCCGCGGCCACGCGCCCGGAGCGCACCAACCTCGAGAACATACGCCGCGGACAATTCGAAGCCATCCGCGACGAGATCGCCGCCAAGCCCGAGCGCAAGCCCGATGTCGGCGATGCGCGCGTGCATCCCACCGCCGGCGCCGTGGTCGTGGGAGCGCGCAAGCCGCTCATCGCCTACAACGTCTTTCTCAACACCCCCGACGTCGACATCGCCAAGAAGGTCGCCAAGGCGGTGCGCTTCTCTTCCGGCGGACTGCGCTTCGTCAAAGGCGCAGGCTTCAGCGTGCGCGGGTTGGCGCAGGTCTCCATGAACCTCACCGACTTCGAACAGACGCCGATCGCGCGTGTCTTCGACTACGTCAAGCGGGAAGCCGCGCGCTACGGCGTGCAGCCGCTCTCAAGCGAGATCGTCGGACTCATCCCCAAGAAGGCGCTCGAGGACGCGGCCGAGTGGTTCCTCCAGGTCGAGAACTTCGATTCATCGCTCATCCTCGAGAACCGGCTGGCCGCGATCATGAGCGGCAAAGCTGCCGTCGGTGGATTGCGTGCCGGCGTAGAGCCGTTCATCGAGCAGCTCGCCGCGCCCACCGCTACTCCCGGTGGCGGCAGCGCCGCCGCAGCGGCCGGCGCCATGGCCGCCGCACTCGCCAACATGGTGGCGGCGATGTCGCGCGGCAAGAAAGCGTATTTGCAGTTCGACAAAGAACTCGGCGAAACCATCGCCCGCCTCGCCACCTTGCGCGAAGAGCTCAAGGCCGCCATCGACGCCGACGCGGAATCGTTCGACCTCGTCATGAAAGCCTTCAAGGACGCAAAAGCCTCTCCCAACGGCTCCGCCGGCATCAGCGCCGCGCTCAAGGGTGCGACCAGCGTTCCACTCGCCGTGGCGGAGAAGTCGAGCGAGGTCGCGCGCCTGGTCGAGAAGCTCAAGCCCATCACCAATCCGAAGGCAGCGTCGGACCTCACCGTCGCCGCCGCCCTGGCACAGGCCGCCATCACCAGCGCGCTCGCCAATGTGGAGATCAATCTCGAAGGCCTCGAAGATCCGGCCTTCGTCGCCGAGACTCGCCGCAAGTCCGCTGCACTCAAGTCCTAGGCCTTAAACACGGGTAGAATAGGGGCGGCCAGCAGCCACTCACAACCAAAGTCTTTGCTCGCTGCGTCTGATCGCGTACCACCCAATGAAGTCCGATTTCCCTGAGGTTCCATGAGACCCCGTTCAACGAGACCCAGTTCAATGCAGAGCACTCTGATCGCATTCGCGCTAGCGGCATTCTTCGCCGGCGCACTCTCCGCCCGCGCCGCCACGCTGGGTACCGCGGCCAGCACCGTGATCCCCGCCGAGACGCAGCAGATCATCAATGTGGACTATCGCAGGATGAACGACGCTCCCAGCGGCGCCGCGCTGAAACAACGCGTGCTGCCCGACGCACTGCGCCAGTTCGAGCAGGCGCTCCAGGGCGTGAACATCGATCCCGCCACCGACGTCGAGACCCTGACCTTCGCCGCCTTCCGCGCCAAGTCGAAGGGACTGAGCGTGGTCGGCATCGCGCAAGGTAATTTCTCGCGCGCCAAAGTGCTGCGCCGGCTCAAGACCAGGAAGGTGAAGGGCGAGAGGTATCGCACCGCGACGATCTATCCCATGGTCAGCGGGGCGCAGATGACCTTCCTCGACGACAACACGCTGCTCTTCGGCGATCGTGCCGCGCTCGAGCAGGCGCTTGACACGCGCGATGGTGAGGCTTCCGGGCTGAGCACCAACATCCAGATCAGCAACCTGGTGGCCAGCGTCGACTCCGCCACTATCTGGTCCGTGCTCGATACTGCCGGGACCCAGCACATGCTGCGCCAGGCGCTCGGTGACGCCGCCAAGCTTGCCGACTACGACACGGTGAAGAAGCGCGTGCAGGGCTCCTACTACACCGCCGACTTCGAGCGCGGCGTGGAGTTCGACCTCACCGTGCTTACTTCCGACTCGCTCACCGCCGGGACGCTGTCATCCGTCATCAAGGCCGGCATGCTCTATCGCAGGATGAGCGCCTCTAGCGGGGCCGAGAAGCTCGCGCTCGAGGCCACCCAGGTGGAGGCGGATAGCGATAAGCTGAAGCTGCACTTCAAGGCTGACGACAAACGCTTCCAGTCGCTGCTGAACTCCGACCTCTTCGCCGCCGTCTCGCGCTAAGTAGGGAAGGGAGCGCCATGCGCGCTCCCTTTGCCTTTCGCTGTCGAATCACTTCGAACAACAAGCCTGCTGCGGTTCACCCTGCGTGGGCTTGGCCGGCGCGCACTCGCTTGAGGAACACGGCGAGCCGGCCGCGACCGCCTGCTCGTGGCGGCTGTCAGTGACCTGTTCGCTGTCTCCCTTGAAGACATAGACCTCCCAGCGGTATCCGGTCGGATCGGTGACCCATATCTTGTCCTGCACCGCGTAGCAGCACGTGGTGTTGGCCTCCTCGAAGGTGGCGAGGCCAGCGGCCTGCAAGCGCTGCTTCGCTTCGAGCACCTGCGTGGTCGAGTCCACGCGCACGCCCATGTGGCTCAGCCCGGTGATGCAACAGGGCGCGTTTTCCTGCAATGTCAGGTTCACCGCCGGACGCTCCAGGTCGAACTTGGCATAGCCCGGCTTGAGCTTGCTTGGTTGCATGCCGAACAGGATGGAGTAGAAGCGTACCGAGTCTTCTACGTTCTTGACGTCGAGGGAGAGGTGGAACTTCGGGTTGCTTGCTTCGGTGTTCATACATCCTCCAGATTGGCTGTCAGATTGATGCCTATCGATATCAGTCTGCAAAAAAGGGGCCCTAAACTCACAAGCCTTCCGCCAGGGCCTCGGCCAGCTCCTGCAGGCAGCGTTCGTTGCGCTGGTACCACATCCACGGACCGTGCTTTTCCGCATCGACCAGCCCCGCCTTGCACAGGATCGACATGTGGTGCGAGATGGTCGGCTGCGAGAGTCCGACCTTCTGCTCGATGTCACAGGCGCACATGCCGCTGGGCTTGCCGATGGAGCAGCACCCCTTCTGCTTGAGCGCCTTCAGGATCCGCCGCCGTGCCGGGTCAGCGACCGCGTGCAGTAACTGCGAGAGCCGGCCGTCGCTGGCCTTGCTCGTCTTCGCCGCTTTGGTCGCCGTCGCCATATTGATACCTATCTATAGCTCATCATATCGATGCCTGTCAATACTGGAAAGCGTCTTATTTCTGGTCATCCATGGCAGGGAAGCGGTACCGTATCTAGCCACGCGCAGAGGGTAGAATCGAAGCCATGTTCGGTGAGGGCAACGAGCGTAAAGACCTGGAACGCAAGATGCGGGAAGAGGGCCGGCTGCCTCCCGGACAGTCGGCCACGCTGAAGTGGCCGGTGCTGCACTATGGAGGCGTGCCGCGCTTCGATCCCGCTCACTGGGACGTCAAGGTCTGGGGCGCGGTCGCGAAGCCGCTGCGCCTGACCTGGGACGAGTTCAACACGCTGCCGCGCTTCGACGTCACCCGCGACTTTCACTGCGTCACCCGCTGGAGCCGCTTCGACAACCAATGGACCGGCGTCGCTTTCCGTGAGTTACTCGAACGGGTGCAGCCCAAGCCGGAAGCCAGTCACGTGCTCATCCATGCCGAGCAGGGATTCACCGCAAACGTTCCCCTCGCCGATCTCGATCGCGACGACGTGCTACTCGCCACCCACCACGACGGCGAGCCGCTCACGCCCGACCATGGCTATCCGCTGCGCCTGATCGTGCCGCACCTCTATGCCTGGAAATCGGTGAAGTGGATCCGCGGGCTGGAGTTCCTCGACCACGATGTCGCCGGATTCTGGGAGCGCAACGGATACCACATGTACGGCGATCCTTGGCGCGAGCAGCGCTTCGATACGGATCCATAAAGGTGAGCGCATAGAGGCGGCCAAAGCCCGCCCTACTTCTTGACGATTGCGTTGTACCCGTCCGCCGCCAGCTTCACCTTCATTGCCTCGGC encodes:
- a CDS encoding VOC family protein, whose amino-acid sequence is MNTEASNPKFHLSLDVKNVEDSVRFYSILFGMQPSKLKPGYAKFDLERPAVNLTLQENAPCCITGLSHMGVRVDSTTQVLEAKQRLQAAGLATFEEANTTCCYAVQDKIWVTDPTGYRWEVYVFKGDSEQVTDSRHEQAVAAGSPCSSSECAPAKPTQGEPQQACCSK
- the purQ gene encoding phosphoribosylformylglycinamidine synthase subunit PurQ produces the protein MKFGVITFPGSNCDHDAFYVAGQVAKQPVVSLWHESHDLQGADCVIVPGGFAYGDYLRTGAIAKFAPIMDEVRKHAAAGGLVLGLCNGFQILCEAGLLPGALMRNAGLKYVCKHIWVRVENADTPFTAACREGDVLKIPIGHMEGNYVCDDETLTALKRDKRIVFRYSTADGRITPEANPNGALENIAGICNEGRNVLGMMPHPERASEVELGCTDGFKVFESLVRAMVEK
- a CDS encoding metalloregulator ArsR/SmtB family transcription factor, with amino-acid sequence MATATKAAKTSKASDGRLSQLLHAVADPARRRILKALKQKGCCSIGKPSGMCACDIEQKVGLSQPTISHHMSILCKAGLVDAEKHGPWMWYQRNERCLQELAEALAEGL
- the ftcD gene encoding glutamate formimidoyltransferase; this encodes MSTLVECVPNFSEGRDPAKVDAIIAAMKVPGVWLLDREMDADHNRCVITLVGSREAIGEAAIRGVGKAAELIDLTKHQGAHPRMGAADVVPFIPIEGVTIDDCVTIARQVGEEIWKRFHIPVYFYEAAATRPERTNLENIRRGQFEAIRDEIAAKPERKPDVGDARVHPTAGAVVVGARKPLIAYNVFLNTPDVDIAKKVAKAVRFSSGGLRFVKGAGFSVRGLAQVSMNLTDFEQTPIARVFDYVKREAARYGVQPLSSEIVGLIPKKALEDAAEWFLQVENFDSSLILENRLAAIMSGKAAVGGLRAGVEPFIEQLAAPTATPGGGSAAAAAGAMAAALANMVAAMSRGKKAYLQFDKELGETIARLATLREELKAAIDADAESFDLVMKAFKDAKASPNGSAGISAALKGATSVPLAVAEKSSEVARLVEKLKPITNPKAASDLTVAAALAQAAITSALANVEINLEGLEDPAFVAETRRKSAALKS
- a CDS encoding YebC/PmpR family DNA-binding transcriptional regulator — protein: MSGHSKWATIKHKKGALDAKRGKIFTRLIREITMAAKHGGDPEKNPQLRTAVTAAKAENMPADNIKRAIQRGTGELPGVSYDEVMFEGYGPGGVALLVEVSTDNRNRTVSEIRHAFGKNGGNMGEAGSVAWMFHKKGSIVVPKSAVAEDKLMDVVIEAGGEDLRDDGENWEVLTDPNAFEAVKEAIAKAGIKSEHAEVGMLPQNYVKLEGSAANTMVRLLEALEEHDDVQHVWSNFDMDAKTLEEVAS
- a CDS encoding AI-2E family transporter; the protein is MEIHPHIKTAGRSIKDWFVATLQDALAVGALWLVGLLIIGVPWAPFWAFLGAAFQFIPGVGAVLSLIGPAIFLFFKDPEDLMPLVYLLILYAVIAVVDGLVLQPYFMKRTAKVPLWASILVPLVCAFILPFWGLLLAPPLLAVIYGFRAKRRAALAAASAPTLTTPPAAELPPPPERGIAD
- a CDS encoding acyloxyacyl hydrolase encodes the protein MKVNAVVLLLLLCACALACPSNAGAQSLPSTSLTKGTWDLGLSGTGGTSVSGGVDDVRIFTVGFRVGRILTNEHGSGFVRGNLEWALDVSPVNVYFTEPENVYGASVAPLNLKWNFTSGSRVAPYLQLSEGVLFTNKDLPFPGTSQVNFQSGLGLGFHFFTREKRAWTAEVKYQHISSAGLGDLNPGINTVQFTLGYNWFK
- a CDS encoding sulfite oxidase-like oxidoreductase, producing MFGEGNERKDLERKMREEGRLPPGQSATLKWPVLHYGGVPRFDPAHWDVKVWGAVAKPLRLTWDEFNTLPRFDVTRDFHCVTRWSRFDNQWTGVAFRELLERVQPKPEASHVLIHAEQGFTANVPLADLDRDDVLLATHHDGEPLTPDHGYPLRLIVPHLYAWKSVKWIRGLEFLDHDVAGFWERNGYHMYGDPWREQRFDTDP
- a CDS encoding D-glycerate dehydrogenase: MAQKRFRVFATSRIGDPAENRLRKRGYDLEVYQGPEAPPKSLIIEKVKSGIDGLITTLRDPIDAEVFEAGKGTLKVVAQIAVGFDNISRADANKYKLPFTHTADVLTEATAEFAFLMLGMLARKMWQSERLVREQKWPSWHPFLPFLGDEVTGKTIAIIGTGRIGLALIKKASGFDMNMLCYDPAYHNDKYIAAIQELMDLRHAKGLQKEKTTIKYVTFEEAMSGADFVSVHVPLLREGETDTPTYHLINEKTLKLMKPTAYIVNTSRGPVVDEKALAQALKQNVIAGAALDVFEKEPLPPDSPLLDPAIADRCRLFHHFASGAQITRLSVDPDKGMAGRTAQALIDVLEGNYGGDPSKMPYVVNKEAFGSR